From Oscillospiraceae bacterium CM, a single genomic window includes:
- a CDS encoding YifB family Mg chelatase-like AAA ATPase, producing the protein MVSKIRSLGLGGISGYEVSVECYLSGGLPSFDIVGLADIAVKEARERVRAATKNVGIKFPISRITVNLAPANTKKAGTVYDLPVLLGILAAAESIHPLPDDSAFFGELSLSGELRPVTGALPMALAAERASISKLFVPADNAAEASYATGVTVYPVTHVEQLLRHLDGTEPITPIKPTEPVAVYPVTLDFSEVKGQDNVKRALEVAAAGGHNILLVGPPGAGKSMLAKRLPTILPDMSRDEMLECTEIHSVMGMTGRDNPIITTRPFRSPHHTVSSTAMAGGTSNPKPGEISLAHNGVLFLDEMPEFTSDVLESLRQPLEDGQVTISRAVASITYPCRFMLVCAMNPCRCGWYGHPTRRCTCGENSVKKYHERLSGPLLDRIDLHIEVPSLEYEELRDRPQAETSAAIRARVNTARALQQKRYAGSGIECNAYIGSKELEKYCALNDDCEKLMKNAYSRLGLTARSYDRILRVARTIADLAESENIERTHLAEAIQYRTYDFRDGE; encoded by the coding sequence ATGGTTTCAAAAATCCGTTCCCTCGGCCTTGGCGGCATTTCCGGCTACGAGGTCTCTGTTGAATGCTATTTGTCGGGCGGCCTGCCGAGCTTTGATATCGTCGGCTTGGCCGATATTGCCGTCAAGGAAGCGCGGGAGCGTGTGCGCGCCGCGACGAAAAACGTCGGGATCAAATTCCCAATAAGCCGCATCACGGTCAACCTCGCACCGGCCAACACCAAAAAAGCGGGGACGGTTTATGATTTGCCAGTGCTGCTGGGCATCCTCGCGGCGGCCGAGAGTATTCATCCCCTCCCGGATGACAGCGCCTTTTTCGGCGAGCTCTCGCTCTCGGGCGAGCTGCGGCCGGTGACGGGCGCATTGCCGATGGCGCTGGCGGCCGAGCGGGCAAGTATCTCTAAGCTCTTTGTCCCGGCGGACAATGCCGCCGAGGCGTCATATGCCACCGGCGTCACGGTCTATCCTGTCACACACGTTGAGCAGCTTTTAAGGCACCTAGACGGGACGGAACCGATAACGCCTATAAAGCCGACTGAGCCGGTAGCCGTCTACCCCGTGACGCTGGATTTTTCCGAGGTCAAGGGGCAGGATAACGTCAAGCGCGCCTTAGAGGTCGCCGCCGCGGGCGGCCACAACATCCTCCTCGTCGGCCCGCCGGGCGCGGGCAAGAGCATGCTGGCCAAGCGCCTGCCGACGATTTTGCCGGACATGAGCCGCGATGAGATGCTTGAATGCACAGAAATCCATTCCGTCATGGGCATGACAGGCCGCGATAACCCGATTATCACAACGCGCCCCTTTCGCTCGCCGCACCATACTGTTTCGTCAACGGCAATGGCGGGCGGCACGTCAAACCCCAAACCGGGCGAAATTTCCCTTGCCCACAACGGCGTGTTGTTTTTAGACGAGATGCCGGAATTCACGTCCGATGTTTTAGAGTCTCTGCGCCAGCCGCTCGAGGATGGGCAAGTTACCATCTCGCGCGCCGTGGCGTCAATTACGTATCCCTGTCGCTTTATGCTCGTGTGCGCGATGAACCCGTGCCGCTGCGGGTGGTACGGCCATCCGACGCGGCGATGCACCTGCGGCGAGAACTCTGTAAAAAAATATCACGAGCGCCTCTCTGGCCCGCTCCTCGACCGCATTGACCTGCACATCGAAGTGCCGTCGCTTGAATATGAAGAACTGCGGGACAGGCCGCAGGCCGAAACGTCGGCAGCCATCCGCGCGCGCGTCAACACTGCCCGCGCGCTACAGCAAAAACGCTATGCCGGATCGGGGATCGAGTGCAACGCCTACATCGGCTCCAAAGAGCTTGAAAAATACTGCGCCTTAAACGACGATTGCGAAAAGCTCATGAAAAACGCCTACAGCCGCCTCGGTCTCACCGCCCGCTCGTATGACCGCATTTTACGCGTGGCGCGCACCATCGCCGACCTCGCCGAGAGTGAAAACATCGAGCGTACCCACTTGGCCGAGGCCATCCAGTACAGGACTTATGATTTCCGGGATGGGGAATAA
- a CDS encoding CPBP family intramembrane metalloprotease: MNIKHTVIFTLIIYCIVFYTLWAFVELIITPQISLLDNDLFETIIKTVLIKNIVWTGPAFLLIKYFKDDVYVSLKDMFFNTVNWLKYLPVFAFFTIYILVASCLLHGGIFVSPDFTYSTLIIVLFVGISEELVFRGWLLNATVKGCSKKQMWLMLILNAMLFLFIHFPIWIYEKTLFTNFKNMGFLCIIVLGIVFGRAFIKTKNIMVPISLHMYWDFLMFIFV; encoded by the coding sequence ATGAATATAAAACATACAGTAATATTCACTTTGATTATATACTGCATTGTGTTTTATACCTTATGGGCTTTCGTCGAGTTAATCATAACCCCTCAAATCAGTTTACTAGATAATGATTTGTTCGAAACAATAATTAAGACGGTCTTAATTAAAAACATCGTTTGGACAGGCCCTGCTTTTCTATTAATTAAGTATTTTAAAGACGACGTTTATGTCTCGCTGAAAGACATGTTTTTCAACACGGTAAACTGGCTGAAATATCTGCCTGTGTTTGCTTTTTTCACAATTTACATTCTGGTTGCAAGCTGTTTGCTACATGGCGGGATCTTCGTTTCTCCGGATTTTACTTATTCTACGCTCATCATTGTTTTGTTTGTCGGTATTTCAGAAGAACTCGTTTTCAGGGGCTGGCTCTTAAACGCAACCGTCAAAGGTTGCTCGAAAAAACAGATGTGGCTGATGCTGATACTCAACGCCATGCTGTTTTTATTCATTCATTTTCCGATATGGATATATGAAAAAACACTTTTTACTAACTTTAAAAACATGGGTTTTCTGTGTATTATTGTTCTAGGTATCGTATTTGGCCGGGCTTTTATAAAAACGAAAAACATTATGGTACCGATTTCTTTGCATATGTATTGGGACTTTTTGATGTTTATTTTCGTTTGA
- a CDS encoding n-acetylglutamate synthase, producing MQLKRQETACPEKQDEISYDGKSFVTMRNSTNGEAGEKTRFCYHQSDRHIWAEYSGGGIVKGFLAGFVQRDGSLEFSYVHTNDMGNIRAGECKSYPEILSDGRLTLHESWQWLNGDKSFGKSQLTEVSNA from the coding sequence ATGCAGCTAAAACGACAAGAAACCGCTTGTCCGGAAAAACAAGATGAGATTTCATATGACGGCAAATCTTTTGTGACAATGCGGAATTCGACCAACGGAGAAGCCGGTGAGAAGACACGGTTTTGTTACCATCAGAGCGACAGGCATATTTGGGCGGAGTATTCCGGCGGTGGAATTGTCAAAGGGTTTTTGGCCGGATTCGTCCAACGAGACGGCAGTCTTGAGTTTTCTTATGTACATACAAATGACATGGGGAACATAAGGGCCGGCGAGTGCAAAAGCTATCCTGAAATACTCTCGGATGGACGTCTCACGTTGCACGAATCATGGCAATGGCTTAATGGTGATAAAAGCTTTGGCAAGTCACAGCTGACCGAAGTCAGCAACGCATAA
- a CDS encoding VOC family protein, whose protein sequence is MKYQCTLIAVHDMSLSKQFYAAVLGLEVAADFGANVTLTGGIALQTLDTWKGFIQKRDDEILFGSHVAELYFEEDDIDGFAAKLNRLDGIEYVHPLMEHAWGQRVIRFYDPDRHIIEVGENMTAVVRRFFDAGLSVEETAARMDVPPDFVRTCLNMS, encoded by the coding sequence ATGAAATATCAATGCACATTAATCGCCGTTCACGATATGAGTCTGTCAAAGCAATTTTACGCTGCCGTTTTGGGTCTTGAAGTGGCGGCGGATTTTGGGGCAAACGTCACGCTGACGGGCGGGATTGCCTTGCAGACGCTTGATACCTGGAAAGGCTTTATACAAAAACGGGATGACGAAATCCTTTTCGGCAGCCATGTTGCCGAGCTCTATTTTGAGGAAGATGATATCGACGGTTTTGCAGCCAAGCTGAATCGTCTTGACGGCATTGAATACGTTCATCCCCTTATGGAGCATGCATGGGGCCAGCGCGTGATCCGATTTTATGACCCCGACCGGCATATTATTGAAGTCGGTGAAAACATGACCGCTGTTGTCAGGCGCTTTTTTGACGCCGGGCTATCTGTTGAAGAAACGGCCGCCCGGATGGATGTCCCGCCTGATTTCGTGAGGACTTGCTTAAATATGTCGTAA
- a CDS encoding TfoX/Sxy family protein — MSTTQDFVEHVSKQVDGAGRIRYRKMFGEYMVYVNDKPVLLVCDNTVYVKKLDILHEEMSGAEVGVPYTGAKEHYILDIDDAERSRRVAVLLESVTAVPKKKVKPEVDRK; from the coding sequence ATGTCCACAACACAGGATTTTGTTGAACACGTCTCAAAGCAGGTTGACGGTGCCGGCCGCATTCGATATCGGAAAATGTTTGGCGAATATATGGTATACGTTAATGATAAGCCGGTACTCCTCGTCTGCGACAATACCGTCTATGTCAAAAAGCTTGACATTCTGCACGAAGAGATGTCGGGCGCTGAGGTCGGCGTCCCATACACGGGTGCGAAGGAACATTATATTCTCGATATCGACGACGCGGAGCGCAGCCGCCGTGTCGCCGTGCTTTTGGAGTCAGTGACAGCTGTTCCGAAGAAGAAAGTGAAGCCAGAGGTTGACCGCAAATGA